The Streptomyces sp. NL15-2K genome contains a region encoding:
- a CDS encoding glycosyl hydrolase family 65 protein, which translates to MITHRSYTVEPWAVRETDLNLDVLAQSESVFALSNGHVGWRGNLDEGEPHGLPGSYLNGVHELHPLPYAEAGYGYPESGQTVINVTNGKVLRLLVDDEPFDLRYGRLVAHERTLDLRRGVLERVCEWISPAGSRIRVRSTRLVSLTQRAVAAVAYEVEPVDSRTRVVIQSELVANESLPEPDGDPRTARALKSPLEPEEDFADGPRLRLVHRTRRSGLRVAVAADHIIDGPERTTTSSESNVDVARLTVTSVLEPGQRLRVEKTVAHGWSGARSRPAMSDQVEAALAAAGHSGWTGLLRDQRACLDDFWARADVEVDGDEEIQQAVRFALFHVLQAGARAEQRAIPAKGLTGSGYDGHAFWDTETFVLPLLTYTAPHAVAEALRWRQNTLPAARERAQQLGLGGAAFPWRTIEGSEGSAYWPAGTAAFHVNAAIADAVVRYTAATGDTHFARDTGLELLVETARLWRSLGHHDHHGVFHIDGVTGPDEYSAVADDNTYTNLMARANLLAAADACERHPEEAARLGVDEEESASWRDAAEAVHIPYNDELGVHEQHAGFTRYQRWDFAATGPDQYPLMLHFPYFDIYRKQVVKQADLVLAMYMCSAYFEEFHDEEQIARNFAYYEPLTVRDSSLSACSQAVLAAQAGHLGLAYDYTAEAALMDLADLEHNTRDGLHIASLAGTWTALVAGFGGLRRDGDSLRFAPRLPERFSRLAFTVQLLDRRLRVEIGPDKATYTLLSGEPLTIRHHDTRLTVNGDGPVVRPVPAPETRPAPEQPPHRSPNAR; encoded by the coding sequence GTGATCACCCACAGGTCGTACACCGTCGAACCCTGGGCCGTGCGCGAGACGGACCTCAACCTGGACGTCCTGGCCCAGAGCGAGTCCGTGTTCGCGCTGTCCAACGGCCATGTCGGCTGGCGCGGCAACCTCGACGAGGGCGAACCGCACGGCCTGCCCGGCTCCTACCTCAACGGCGTGCACGAACTGCACCCGCTGCCCTACGCCGAGGCCGGATACGGATACCCGGAGTCGGGACAGACCGTCATCAACGTCACCAACGGCAAGGTGCTGCGGCTGCTGGTCGACGACGAACCGTTCGACCTGCGCTACGGGCGGCTCGTCGCCCACGAGCGCACGCTGGACCTGCGCAGGGGTGTGCTGGAACGGGTCTGCGAGTGGATCTCCCCGGCCGGCTCCCGGATACGGGTGCGCTCCACGCGGCTGGTCTCCCTCACCCAGCGGGCCGTCGCCGCCGTGGCGTACGAGGTGGAGCCCGTCGACAGCCGAACGCGCGTGGTGATCCAGTCGGAACTCGTCGCCAACGAGAGCCTGCCCGAACCGGACGGCGACCCGCGCACCGCCCGGGCGCTGAAGTCACCGCTGGAACCGGAGGAGGACTTCGCCGACGGCCCCCGGCTGCGCCTGGTGCACCGAACCCGCCGCAGCGGCCTGCGGGTCGCCGTGGCCGCAGACCACATCATCGACGGCCCCGAGCGGACCACGACGAGCAGCGAGAGCAATGTGGACGTGGCCCGGCTGACGGTCACCTCCGTCCTGGAACCGGGCCAGCGGCTGCGGGTGGAGAAAACGGTCGCCCACGGCTGGTCCGGCGCGCGCTCCCGGCCGGCGATGAGCGACCAGGTCGAGGCGGCGCTGGCGGCCGCTGGGCACAGCGGCTGGACGGGCCTGCTCCGGGACCAGCGGGCCTGCCTCGACGACTTCTGGGCGCGCGCCGACGTCGAGGTCGACGGCGACGAGGAGATCCAGCAGGCCGTCCGCTTCGCCCTCTTCCACGTCCTCCAGGCCGGCGCCCGCGCCGAACAACGCGCCATCCCCGCCAAGGGGCTGACCGGATCCGGCTACGACGGCCACGCCTTCTGGGACACCGAGACCTTCGTGCTGCCCCTGCTGACCTACACCGCGCCCCACGCCGTGGCCGAGGCCCTGCGCTGGCGGCAGAACACCCTGCCCGCCGCCCGGGAACGCGCCCAACAACTCGGCCTGGGCGGCGCCGCGTTCCCCTGGCGGACCATCGAGGGCTCGGAAGGCTCCGCCTACTGGCCCGCCGGCACGGCCGCCTTCCACGTGAACGCGGCCATCGCGGACGCCGTGGTGCGCTACACGGCGGCGACCGGCGACACCCACTTCGCACGCGACACCGGCCTCGAACTGCTGGTGGAGACCGCCCGCCTGTGGCGCTCCCTCGGCCACCACGACCACCACGGCGTCTTCCACATCGACGGCGTCACCGGCCCCGACGAGTACAGCGCGGTCGCCGACGACAACACGTACACCAACCTCATGGCCCGGGCGAACCTGCTGGCCGCCGCCGACGCCTGCGAACGCCATCCCGAGGAGGCGGCCCGCCTCGGCGTCGACGAGGAGGAGAGCGCCTCCTGGCGCGACGCCGCCGAGGCCGTGCACATCCCCTACAACGACGAACTCGGCGTCCATGAACAGCACGCCGGCTTCACCCGCTACCAGCGCTGGGACTTCGCCGCCACCGGCCCCGACCAGTACCCCCTGATGCTGCACTTCCCCTACTTCGACATCTACCGCAAACAGGTCGTCAAGCAGGCCGACCTGGTCCTGGCGATGTACATGTGCAGCGCCTACTTCGAGGAGTTCCACGACGAGGAACAGATCGCCCGCAACTTCGCCTACTACGAGCCGCTGACCGTACGGGACTCCTCGCTGTCGGCGTGCTCCCAGGCCGTCCTCGCCGCCCAGGCGGGACATCTGGGCCTCGCCTACGACTACACGGCCGAGGCCGCCCTGATGGACCTGGCGGACCTGGAGCACAACACCCGCGACGGACTGCACATCGCCTCCCTCGCCGGCACCTGGACGGCCCTGGTCGCCGGGTTCGGAGGCCTGCGCCGGGACGGCGACTCGCTCCGGTTCGCGCCCCGCCTGCCCGAGCGGTTCAGCCGCCTGGCCTTCACCGTCCAGCTCCTCGACCGCCGCCTGCGCGTGGAGATAGGCCCGGACAAGGCCACGTACACGCTGCTGTCGGGGGAGCCCCTGACGATCCGCCACCACGACACCCGGCTGACCGTGAACGGCGACGGCCCCGTCGTCCGCCCCGTCCCGGCGCCCGAGACGCGCCCCGCACCGGAACAGCCCCCGCACCGGAGCCCGAACGCCCGCTGA
- a CDS encoding beta-phosphoglucomutase family hydrolase yields MTELGLPEDIQACLFDLDGVVTKTAVVHAAAWREMFDAFLREREGEHFRPFDDADYDEYVDGRPRADGVRTFLASRGIELPEGNPDDPPEKPTVHGLGNRKNDLLLKKIRTDGVEAYEGTLRYLEAVRAHGLRTAIVSSSANCRDVLRAIDTEDLFDVRIDGVVAAERKLPGKPHPDTFLAAAHDLGVEAARCAVFEDALAGMDAGRSGRFGYVVGVDRVGQTDALYAHGADRVVKDLAELGGTA; encoded by the coding sequence ATGACGGAGCTCGGTCTACCCGAAGACATCCAGGCCTGCCTCTTCGACCTCGACGGCGTGGTCACCAAGACGGCCGTCGTGCACGCGGCCGCCTGGAGGGAGATGTTCGACGCGTTCCTGCGCGAACGCGAGGGCGAGCACTTCCGGCCGTTCGACGACGCCGACTACGACGAGTACGTCGACGGCCGCCCCCGCGCCGACGGCGTCCGCACCTTCCTCGCCTCCCGCGGCATCGAACTGCCGGAAGGGAACCCGGACGACCCACCTGAGAAACCCACGGTCCACGGCCTGGGCAACCGCAAGAACGACCTGCTTCTGAAGAAGATCCGCACCGACGGCGTGGAGGCCTACGAGGGCACCCTGCGCTACCTCGAAGCGGTCCGCGCCCACGGCCTGCGCACCGCGATCGTCTCCTCCAGCGCCAACTGCCGTGACGTACTGCGAGCCATCGACACCGAGGACCTCTTCGACGTACGCATCGACGGCGTGGTGGCCGCCGAGCGGAAACTGCCGGGCAAGCCGCACCCGGACACCTTCCTGGCCGCCGCGCACGACCTGGGCGTCGAGGCCGCGCGGTGCGCCGTCTTCGAGGACGCCCTGGCCGGCATGGACGCGGGCCGCTCGGGCCGCTTCGGATACGTCGTCGGCGTCGACCGCGTCGGACAGACCGACGCCCTCTACGCGCACGGAGCCGACCGGGTCGTGAAGGACCTCGCCGAACTGGGAGGCACGGCGTGA
- a CDS encoding SgcJ/EcaC family oxidoreductase, whose product MTDDAAQVRTLITRWAEAVHRGDLDGVLADHAEDIVMFDVPPPHEGIHGLAAYRASWPPFFEWQAQGARFDIESLDVTAGTDVAYAHALLRCGTPEELAAQPTLRLRLTLGLRKEGGRWLVAHEHHSFPHD is encoded by the coding sequence GTGACCGACGACGCAGCGCAGGTCCGCACCCTGATCACCCGGTGGGCCGAGGCCGTCCACCGGGGCGACCTCGACGGCGTCCTCGCGGACCACGCCGAGGACATCGTGATGTTCGACGTCCCGCCGCCCCACGAGGGCATCCACGGCCTCGCCGCCTACCGCGCGTCCTGGCCGCCGTTCTTCGAGTGGCAGGCCCAGGGCGCCCGCTTCGACATCGAGTCCCTCGACGTCACGGCCGGCACCGACGTCGCCTACGCCCACGCGCTGCTGCGATGCGGCACGCCGGAGGAGCTCGCCGCACAGCCCACCCTGCGCCTACGGCTGACGCTCGGCCTGCGCAAGGAAGGGGGCCGCTGGCTGGTCGCCCACGAGCACCACTCGTTCCCGCACGACTGA
- a CDS encoding nucleoside/nucleotide kinase family protein translates to MPPTFDDLLDRAHALTRHGRRALLGIAGSPGAGKTTLAEHLVRALNATGDPWVAHVPMDGFHLADTELDRLGRRDRKGAPDTFDAAGYAALLRRLRRLREKNDEVVYAPGFERVLEQPIAGAIPVPPTARLVVTEGNYLLLDTGAWARVRAELDEVWFCEIDEEERVRRLVARHEEFGKTHEEAVAWVLRSDQRNAELVAATRELADLVVRDVTGWPVGDGHHHRAGSGLGAVEAEAGG, encoded by the coding sequence GTGCCGCCGACCTTCGACGACCTCCTCGACCGCGCCCACGCCCTCACCCGGCACGGCCGCCGCGCACTCCTCGGCATCGCCGGCAGCCCCGGCGCGGGCAAGACGACACTCGCCGAGCACCTGGTGCGGGCGCTGAACGCGACCGGGGACCCGTGGGTGGCGCACGTCCCCATGGACGGCTTCCACCTCGCCGACACCGAACTCGACCGGCTCGGCAGACGGGACCGCAAGGGCGCGCCCGACACCTTCGACGCGGCGGGGTACGCGGCGCTGCTGCGGCGACTGCGGCGGCTGCGGGAGAAGAACGACGAGGTCGTGTACGCCCCCGGCTTCGAGCGGGTGCTGGAGCAGCCGATCGCCGGGGCGATCCCGGTGCCGCCGACGGCCCGCCTGGTGGTGACCGAGGGCAACTACCTGCTGCTGGACACCGGCGCGTGGGCGCGGGTCCGGGCCGAGCTGGACGAAGTGTGGTTCTGCGAGATCGACGAGGAGGAGCGCGTACGGCGGCTGGTCGCGCGGCACGAGGAGTTCGGCAAGACCCACGAGGAGGCGGTGGCATGGGTGCTCCGCTCGGACCAGCGCAACGCGGAGCTGGTCGCCGCGACGCGGGAACTGGCGGATCTGGTGGTGCGGGACGTCACGGGGTGGCCGGTTGGGGATGGACATCACCACCGTGCCGGCAGTGGACTGGGGGCGGTTGAAGCGGAAGCCGGAGGGTGA